In one Pseudomonas purpurea genomic region, the following are encoded:
- the hisB gene encoding imidazoleglycerol-phosphate dehydratase HisB, which translates to MAERKASVERDTLETQIKASINLDGTGKARFDIGVPFLEHMLDQIARHGLIDLDIESKGDLHIDDHHTVEDVGITLGQAFSKAIGDKKGIRRYGHAYVPLDEALSRVVIDFSGRPGLQMHVPYTRATVGGFDVDLFQEFFQGFVNHANVSLHIDNLRGTNTHHQIETVFKAFGRALRMAVELDERMAGQMPSTKGVL; encoded by the coding sequence ATGGCCGAACGTAAGGCGTCCGTCGAGCGCGACACTCTGGAAACCCAGATCAAAGCCTCGATCAACCTGGATGGCACCGGAAAGGCCCGATTTGATATCGGTGTACCTTTTCTTGAGCACATGCTGGACCAGATCGCCCGTCACGGGCTGATCGACCTGGATATCGAGAGCAAGGGCGACCTGCATATCGACGACCACCATACGGTGGAAGACGTCGGCATCACTCTGGGCCAAGCCTTCAGCAAAGCCATCGGCGACAAAAAAGGCATCCGTCGTTACGGCCACGCCTATGTGCCGCTCGATGAAGCGCTGTCGCGCGTGGTGATCGATTTCTCCGGTCGCCCAGGCCTGCAAATGCACGTGCCCTATACCCGCGCCACCGTCGGCGGTTTTGACGTGGACCTGTTCCAGGAGTTCTTCCAGGGCTTCGTCAACCACGCCAATGTCAGCCTGCACATCGACAACCTGCGTGGCACCAACACTCACCACCAGATCGAAACCGTGTTCAAGGCTTTCGGCCGCGCCCTGCGCATGGCCGTCGAGCTGGATGAACGCATGGCCGGGCAAATGCCTTCAACCAAGGGCGTTCTGTAA
- the hisH gene encoding imidazole glycerol phosphate synthase subunit HisH — MQTVAVIDYGMGNLHSVAKALEHVGAGKVLITSDADVIREADRVVFPGVGAIRDCMAEIRRLGFDSLVREVSQDRPFLGICVGMQALLERSEENDGVDCIGLFPGQVKFFGKGLHEDGEHLKVPHMGWNEVKQTVDHPLWHNIPDLARFYFVHSYYIAAGNPRQVVGGGHYGVDFAAALAEGSRFAVQFHPEKSHTHGLQLLQNFAAWDGRW; from the coding sequence ATGCAGACGGTCGCGGTTATCGATTACGGCATGGGCAACCTGCACTCGGTGGCCAAGGCCCTCGAACACGTAGGTGCCGGCAAGGTACTGATCACCAGCGATGCCGACGTGATTCGCGAAGCCGACCGCGTGGTTTTCCCCGGTGTGGGCGCGATTCGCGACTGCATGGCGGAGATCCGTCGGCTGGGCTTCGACTCGCTGGTGCGTGAAGTCAGCCAGGACCGTCCGTTCCTCGGCATCTGCGTGGGCATGCAAGCCTTGCTCGAACGCAGTGAAGAGAACGACGGCGTCGACTGCATCGGCCTGTTTCCTGGCCAGGTGAAGTTCTTCGGCAAAGGTCTGCACGAGGACGGCGAACACTTGAAAGTCCCGCACATGGGCTGGAACGAAGTGAAGCAGACGGTGGATCACCCGCTGTGGCACAACATCCCGGACCTGGCGCGTTTCTACTTCGTGCACAGCTACTACATCGCCGCCGGTAATCCGCGCCAGGTGGTGGGTGGCGGTCACTACGGCGTGGACTTCGCCGCAGCGCTGGCCGAGGGCTCGCGTTTCGCCGTGCAGTTCCACCCGGAGAAGAGCCATACCCATGGCCTGCAATTGCTGCAGAACTTCGCAGCGTGGGACGGTCGCTGGTAA
- a CDS encoding DUF2164 domain-containing protein: MAVKKSKPPILTLTPEQENEANHKIKRFMEERFELDLGSFEAAEILELFTREIAPHYYNRAIFDVQTHLKERFESIESDLWALEKN, encoded by the coding sequence ATGGCCGTCAAGAAGTCCAAGCCGCCGATCCTGACCCTCACTCCCGAGCAGGAGAACGAGGCCAACCACAAGATCAAGCGTTTCATGGAAGAGCGCTTCGAACTCGACCTGGGCTCGTTCGAGGCGGCTGAGATTCTTGAGCTGTTTACCCGTGAAATTGCTCCGCACTATTACAACAGGGCGATTTTCGATGTGCAGACGCACCTCAAAGAGAGGTTCGAAAGCATCGAAAGCGACTTGTGGGCGCTCGAGAAAAACTGA
- the hisF gene encoding imidazole glycerol phosphate synthase subunit HisF, whose amino-acid sequence MALAKRIIPCLDVDNGRVVKGVKFENIRDAGDPVEIARRYDEQGADEITFLDITASVDGRDTTLHTVERMASQVFIPLTVGGGVRTVQDIRNLLNAGADKVSINTAAVFNPEFVGEAAQHFGSQCIVVAIDAKKVSLPGETPRWEIFTHGGRKPTGLDAVEWAKKMEGLGAGEILLTSMDQDGMKNGFDLGVTRAISDALGIPVIASGGVGNLQHLADGILEGHASAVLAASIFHFGEYTVPEAKAYMAQRGICVR is encoded by the coding sequence ATGGCGCTGGCCAAACGCATCATCCCTTGCCTGGACGTGGACAACGGCCGGGTCGTCAAAGGTGTGAAGTTCGAGAACATCCGTGACGCCGGCGACCCGGTGGAAATTGCCCGTCGCTACGACGAGCAAGGTGCCGACGAGATTACTTTTCTCGACATCACCGCCAGCGTCGATGGTCGCGACACTACGTTGCATACCGTTGAGCGCATGGCCAGCCAGGTGTTCATCCCGCTGACCGTGGGCGGCGGCGTGCGGACCGTGCAAGACATCCGCAACCTGCTCAATGCCGGCGCGGACAAGGTTTCGATCAACACGGCGGCGGTGTTCAACCCTGAGTTCGTCGGCGAAGCCGCGCAGCATTTCGGCTCGCAATGCATCGTTGTCGCCATCGACGCCAAGAAGGTTTCACTGCCGGGCGAAACCCCGCGCTGGGAGATCTTTACCCACGGAGGTCGCAAGCCCACCGGGCTGGACGCGGTGGAGTGGGCGAAGAAGATGGAAGGCCTGGGGGCGGGTGAAATCCTGCTGACCAGCATGGACCAGGATGGCATGAAAAACGGTTTCGACCTGGGCGTTACCCGGGCCATCAGCGATGCGCTGGGCATTCCGGTGATCGCCTCTGGCGGTGTCGGCAATTTGCAGCACTTGGCGGACGGCATCCTCGAAGGTCACGCCAGCGCGGTGTTGGCGGCGAGTATTTTCCACTTCGGCGAATACACCGTGCCAGAGGCCAAGGCCTACATGGCTCAACGCGGAATCTGCGTGCGCTAG
- a CDS encoding ABC transporter substrate-binding protein: protein MLKRLLLALASASVLLAASAHAADNPGTSLVLLTENFPPYNMAKNGKNFAQDENINGIAVDIVREMFKRADITYSLTLRFPWERIYKLALEKPGYGVFVTARLPDREKLFKWVGPIGPDDWILLAKADSKITLDSLEQARKYKIGAYKGDAIAETLIKQGLKPIVVLRDQDNAKKLVNGQIDLWATGDPAGRYLARQDGVTGLKTVLRFNSAELYLALNKNVPDEIVARLQAALDQLRKEGVVDDIMARYL, encoded by the coding sequence ATGCTCAAACGTCTTCTTCTCGCTCTTGCCAGTGCTTCGGTGTTGCTCGCAGCGAGCGCACACGCCGCAGACAATCCGGGCACCTCCCTGGTGCTGCTGACGGAAAACTTCCCGCCGTACAACATGGCCAAGAACGGCAAGAACTTCGCTCAGGACGAGAACATCAACGGCATCGCCGTGGACATCGTCCGCGAGATGTTCAAGCGTGCCGACATCACCTACAGCCTGACGTTGCGCTTCCCCTGGGAGCGGATCTATAAACTCGCCCTGGAAAAACCGGGATACGGCGTGTTTGTGACGGCGCGCCTGCCGGACCGGGAAAAACTCTTCAAGTGGGTCGGCCCCATCGGCCCGGACGACTGGATCCTGCTGGCCAAGGCGGACAGCAAGATCACCCTCGACTCCCTGGAGCAGGCGCGTAAATACAAGATTGGCGCCTACAAGGGCGACGCGATTGCCGAAACCCTGATCAAGCAAGGGCTCAAGCCCATAGTGGTGCTGCGTGATCAGGACAACGCCAAGAAGCTTGTCAACGGCCAGATCGACCTCTGGGCCACTGGCGATCCGGCCGGTCGTTACCTGGCTCGACAGGACGGCGTGACCGGCCTCAAGACTGTGCTGCGCTTCAACAGCGCCGAGTTGTACCTGGCGCTGAACAAAAACGTGCCGGATGAAATCGTCGCCCGGCTTCAGGCCGCACTGGATCAGTTGCGCAAGGAAGGCGTGGTCGACGACATCATGGCGCGGTATCTCTAG
- a CDS encoding serine protease, which yields MKCMSHLPAWGLVGLLVAGPAVHARDLGEGAANNSASKALQNADNRYALWSGIGRLAHRSGTSCTAALLDTRNRHGKAVGPAYLITAGHCVAFAYGTAHLDEPIDATITFSFFHDTPKQHMTYPTRMARWTSIVGTDLAILEVEASLATLIKKGINPLKLASHQHSTAHNVLNLGAPAGYKEKGLRLSACSEGMAGTFIDHPGVFSLAMRNLCDLRGGSSGSPMLDRQNNEITSIVSKVAATSSNQASPDCHATAACQAATFNYSYPANFLHLCFIEGIFDANAPDCSLKPVNLTVTQPWNIKAYVHTQKNTEGHITWPTWNFGFSLDDPFYRYKAVRNARDCQTPGNYSDAIHSEDAYINNGIGPQPGAHALCIMGVASPAQPLTRSSLKNAFTHAVYLTSAESMPRISPDYRVTWDLLHADFIHNFFYSAPADGQHCGDIDDPRYKPVPESITFAEEQLPIMLCSYVRNRSGQPSSIRTDLIERP from the coding sequence ATGAAATGCATGAGTCACCTGCCAGCCTGGGGGCTTGTCGGCCTCTTGGTCGCGGGCCCCGCTGTACACGCGCGCGACCTGGGAGAAGGCGCCGCCAACAACTCGGCTTCAAAAGCCCTTCAAAACGCTGACAACCGATACGCCCTCTGGAGCGGTATCGGCCGCCTGGCTCACCGCTCCGGCACGTCCTGCACCGCCGCTCTGCTTGATACCCGAAACAGGCACGGCAAAGCGGTGGGCCCGGCCTACCTGATCACTGCCGGTCACTGTGTTGCCTTTGCCTACGGTACCGCCCACCTGGACGAGCCCATTGACGCGACCATCACCTTCAGCTTTTTCCATGACACGCCCAAGCAACACATGACTTATCCGACTCGAATGGCTCGCTGGACCAGCATCGTGGGCACGGACCTGGCGATACTTGAAGTTGAGGCTTCACTGGCAACGCTTATCAAGAAAGGTATCAACCCACTCAAACTCGCCAGCCATCAGCACTCCACAGCCCATAACGTGCTCAACCTGGGCGCACCCGCAGGTTACAAAGAGAAAGGATTACGCTTGAGTGCCTGCTCGGAGGGAATGGCCGGAACCTTCATCGATCACCCAGGCGTTTTTTCGCTGGCCATGAGAAACCTCTGCGATTTGCGTGGTGGCAGCTCGGGCAGCCCGATGCTTGATCGCCAGAACAATGAAATCACCAGCATCGTCAGCAAAGTCGCTGCCACGTCAAGCAATCAGGCGTCGCCCGACTGCCATGCAACGGCGGCCTGCCAAGCGGCCACGTTCAACTACAGCTACCCGGCCAACTTCCTGCACCTGTGCTTTATCGAGGGTATTTTCGATGCGAATGCGCCGGACTGCTCACTCAAGCCTGTGAACCTTACGGTTACCCAACCCTGGAACATCAAGGCTTATGTACACACGCAAAAAAACACGGAGGGGCACATCACCTGGCCGACGTGGAATTTCGGATTTTCACTGGATGACCCGTTCTACCGCTACAAAGCCGTGCGCAACGCCAGGGACTGCCAAACACCGGGCAACTACAGCGACGCCATCCACTCCGAAGATGCCTACATCAACAACGGCATAGGCCCTCAACCTGGCGCGCATGCACTCTGCATCATGGGTGTCGCCTCGCCAGCGCAGCCACTCACTCGGTCATCGCTGAAAAATGCTTTTACCCACGCGGTGTATTTGACCTCTGCCGAGTCGATGCCCCGTATCAGTCCTGACTACCGTGTCACTTGGGACCTCTTGCATGCGGACTTCATCCACAACTTTTTCTACTCAGCCCCCGCTGACGGTCAGCACTGTGGCGACATTGATGACCCTCGTTACAAGCCTGTTCCCGAGAGCATCACCTTTGCCGAAGAACAACTGCCGATCATGCTGTGCAGCTATGTTCGCAACCGCTCCGGGCAACCGTCATCGATACGCACCGACCTGATTGAGCGCCCCTGA
- a CDS encoding divergent polysaccharide deacetylase family protein, giving the protein MRLPRLLGLLCCLTGVAHAAPAETATSPHKAYLSLIIDDLGQNLPRDRRVLALPGPVTTAIMPDTPHATEFAREAHRAGKIVILHMPMDPATGPFAWHPELPIEELEKRLNAAFKVVPYTSGLNNHMGSRMTAQQPAMAWLMGELQRRHKFFVDSRTSAQTVAAAEAQKIGLASVSRDVFLDDERTEAAIFTQLQTAINLARKQGSAVMIGHPYPQTLAVLERELPKLKAQGIEWIDIKSMIGLRGNRATPAHGKDGNYRSPAHE; this is encoded by the coding sequence ATGCGCTTACCGCGACTACTGGGTCTGCTGTGCTGTCTGACGGGTGTTGCTCACGCCGCGCCCGCCGAGACAGCGACCTCGCCTCACAAAGCCTACCTGAGCCTGATCATCGATGACCTGGGGCAAAACCTGCCCCGGGATCGCCGCGTGCTGGCGTTGCCCGGCCCGGTGACCACGGCAATCATGCCCGACACGCCCCACGCGACCGAATTCGCCCGCGAAGCTCATCGCGCCGGCAAAATCGTCATCCTGCACATGCCCATGGACCCAGCCACCGGGCCGTTCGCCTGGCATCCCGAGCTGCCCATCGAAGAACTCGAAAAACGCCTGAACGCGGCATTCAAGGTCGTGCCGTACACCAGCGGCCTCAACAACCACATGGGCAGCCGCATGACTGCCCAGCAGCCGGCCATGGCCTGGTTGATGGGTGAGCTGCAACGTCGGCACAAGTTCTTCGTCGACAGCCGCACCAGCGCGCAGACCGTTGCGGCGGCCGAGGCGCAGAAAATTGGCTTGGCGAGTGTTTCACGGGATGTGTTTCTCGATGACGAACGAACCGAAGCCGCCATCTTCACCCAGCTCCAGACGGCCATCAACCTGGCGCGCAAACAGGGCTCGGCAGTGATGATCGGGCATCCGTATCCGCAAACCCTGGCGGTGCTGGAGCGCGAGTTGCCCAAGCTCAAGGCTCAGGGCATTGAGTGGATCGATATCAAGTCGATGATCGGCCTGCGTGGCAACCGAGCGACGCCAGCGCATGGCAAGGATGGAAACTATCGCTCCCCCGCTCACGAGTAG
- a CDS encoding S41 family peptidase: MLHLSRLTSLALTIALVIGAPLAFAAQTAPPATAATTQSPLPLDELRTFAEVMDRIKAAYVEPVDDKTLLENAIKGMLSNLDPHSAYLGPEDFAELQESTSGEFGGLGIEVGAEDGFIKVVSPIDDTPASKAGIQAGDFIVKINGQPTRGQSLTEAVDRMRGKIGQKITLTLVRDGGTPFDVTLARAVIQVKSVKSQLLESGYGYIRITQFQVKTGEEVSKALAKLRKDNGKKLNGIVLDLRNNPGGVLQSAVEVVDHFITKGLIVYTKGRIANSELRFSATGKDESEAVPLVVLINGGSASASEIVAGALQDQKRAVVMGTTSFGKGSVQTVLPLNNDRALKITTALYFTPNGRSIQAQGIVPDIEVRKAKITSEQDGEYFKEADLQGHLGNGNGGADKPTGSSGKAKPMPQDDDYQLAQALSLLKGLSITRNH, translated from the coding sequence ATGCTGCATTTGTCCCGCCTCACCTCGCTGGCCCTGACGATCGCGTTGGTGATCGGCGCGCCTCTGGCGTTTGCCGCCCAAACCGCGCCGCCAGCGACGGCTGCGACCACTCAGTCGCCATTGCCGCTGGACGAGTTGCGCACCTTCGCCGAGGTCATGGACCGGATCAAGGCAGCCTATGTCGAACCGGTCGACGACAAGACCCTGCTGGAAAACGCCATCAAGGGCATGCTCAGCAACCTCGACCCGCATTCGGCCTACCTGGGCCCGGAAGACTTCGCGGAACTGCAGGAAAGCACCAGCGGTGAGTTCGGTGGCCTGGGCATCGAAGTCGGCGCTGAAGACGGCTTCATCAAGGTCGTTTCGCCCATCGATGACACCCCGGCATCCAAGGCGGGCATCCAGGCGGGCGACTTTATCGTCAAGATCAACGGCCAGCCGACTCGCGGCCAGAGCCTGACCGAAGCCGTCGACAGGATGCGCGGCAAGATCGGCCAGAAAATCACCCTGACCCTGGTCCGCGATGGCGGCACGCCGTTCGACGTGACTCTGGCCCGCGCGGTCATTCAGGTCAAAAGCGTGAAGAGCCAGTTGCTGGAGTCCGGCTACGGCTACATCCGCATCACCCAGTTCCAGGTCAAGACCGGCGAAGAGGTCTCCAAGGCCCTGGCCAAGCTGCGCAAGGACAACGGCAAGAAGCTCAACGGCATCGTGCTTGATTTGCGCAACAACCCGGGCGGCGTGCTGCAATCGGCGGTGGAAGTGGTCGATCACTTCATCACCAAAGGCCTGATCGTTTACACCAAGGGCCGGATTGCCAACTCCGAGCTGCGTTTCTCGGCCACCGGCAAGGACGAAAGCGAAGCGGTGCCACTGGTGGTGCTGATCAACGGCGGCAGCGCCTCGGCCTCGGAAATTGTTGCCGGCGCCCTGCAAGACCAGAAGCGTGCCGTGGTCATGGGCACGACCAGTTTCGGTAAAGGCTCGGTGCAAACCGTGTTGCCGCTGAACAACGACCGCGCATTGAAAATCACCACGGCGCTGTACTTCACGCCGAACGGTCGCTCGATCCAGGCCCAGGGCATCGTCCCAGACATCGAAGTGCGCAAGGCGAAGATTACCAGCGAGCAGGACGGCGAGTACTTCAAGGAAGCCGACCTGCAAGGTCACCTGGGCAATGGCAACGGCGGTGCCGACAAGCCAACCGGCTCAAGCGGCAAAGCCAAGCCAATGCCACAGGACGATGACTACCAGTTGGCCCAGGCCCTGAGCCTGCTCAAAGGCTTGAGCATTACGCGCAACCATTGA